One genomic region from Mesorhizobium terrae encodes:
- a CDS encoding VOC family protein has translation MRQTGKLDYIEMPATGGKLDNVKAFYSAAFSWSFTDYGPTYSAFSEGLDGGFDADATAAAAKPLPVLYSQKLEETLNAVTSAGGTIVKPIFSFPGGRRFHFTDPAGNELAVWGE, from the coding sequence ATGCGGCAGACAGGAAAGCTCGACTATATTGAAATGCCGGCCACCGGCGGCAAGCTGGACAACGTCAAGGCCTTCTACAGCGCCGCGTTCTCGTGGTCGTTCACCGACTATGGCCCGACGTATTCGGCCTTCAGCGAAGGACTGGATGGCGGCTTCGACGCCGATGCCACGGCCGCTGCGGCAAAACCGCTGCCGGTGCTCTATTCGCAGAAGCTGGAAGAGACGCTGAATGCCGTCACCAGCGCTGGCGGCACGATCGTCAAGCCGATCTTTTCTTTTCCGGGCGGCCGGCGTTTCCACTTCACCGACCCGGCCGGCAACGAGCTGGCGGTGTGGGGCGAATAA
- a CDS encoding polysaccharide deacetylase family protein, translating to MRLFSSVALAALLLAGVASAKDQDLVEPTLRIAPGGKASPRVALTFDACMGKTDRRILSTLIDNRVPATIFVTSRWLKRNKDVLAEMQAHPDLFEIEDHGATHVPAVDRPASIYGIAAAGSPDAVKAEVEGGAAAIKATGAVAPRWFRGATARYSPSAIAQIRQLGLRVAGYSVNGDGGSLLGAATAQKRIAAAHDGDVVIAHINQPTHAAGDGVAKGILDLKAKGFSFVKLSDVPAEGSHGTTAQTVAGY from the coding sequence ATGCGCCTGTTTTCCAGCGTTGCCCTGGCGGCCCTGCTTCTGGCGGGAGTCGCCTCGGCCAAGGACCAGGACCTCGTCGAGCCCACCCTGCGCATCGCGCCGGGCGGCAAGGCTTCGCCGCGTGTGGCACTGACCTTCGATGCCTGCATGGGCAAGACCGACCGGCGCATCCTCTCGACACTGATCGACAACCGCGTGCCGGCGACCATCTTCGTCACCAGCCGCTGGCTGAAGCGCAACAAGGACGTGCTGGCCGAAATGCAGGCGCATCCGGACCTGTTCGAGATCGAGGATCATGGCGCCACGCATGTGCCGGCGGTCGATCGGCCGGCCAGTATCTATGGCATCGCGGCTGCCGGTTCGCCTGACGCCGTAAAGGCGGAAGTGGAAGGCGGTGCCGCTGCCATCAAGGCTACCGGTGCCGTGGCGCCGCGTTGGTTCCGTGGCGCCACCGCCCGCTACAGCCCCTCGGCCATCGCGCAGATCCGCCAACTCGGCCTGCGCGTCGCCGGCTATTCGGTGAATGGCGACGGCGGCTCGCTGCTGGGTGCGGCGACCGCCCAGAAACGCATCGCCGCCGCGCATGATGGCGATGTCGTCATCGCTCACATCAACCAGCCGACCCATGCCGCCGGCGACGGTGTCGCCAAGGGCATCCTCGACCTCAAGGCGAAGGGCTTTTCCTTCGTCAAATTGTCCGACGTGCCGGCCGAAGGCTCGCACGGCACCACCGCGCAAACCGTGGCGGGGTACTGA
- the ppdK gene encoding pyruvate, phosphate dikinase has translation MTKWVYTFGDGAAEGRAGDKNLLGGKGANLAEMCSLGLPVPPGFTITAEACTHYYANDRAYPVTLEADVEEALGHIGRIAGRQFGDPGQLLLVSVRSGSRASMPGMMDTVLNLGLNDETVEALAADSGDARFAYDSYRRFIQMYSDVVMGLDHEVFEEILEDQKAGLGYELDTELSAMEWQGVISLYKAKVEEELGRPFPQDPREQLWGAVGAVFSSWMNTRAITYRRLHDIPESWGTAVNVQAMVFGNMGETSATGVAFTRNPSTGDKMLYGEFLVNAQGEDVVAGIRTPQNITEAARIAAGSDKPSLQKLMPEAFASFVAISNRLEKHYRDMQDLEFTIERGKLWMLQTRSGKRTAKAALKIAVDMATEGLISKEEAVARIDPASLDQLLHPTIDPKAERHVIGIGLPASPGAATGEIVFSSDDAEELKSQGRKAILVRVETSPEDIHGMHAAEGILTTRGGMTSHAAVVARGMGKPCVSGAGSLRVDHKTGTLIALGAAFKKGDVITIDGGNGQVLKGSVPMLQPELSGDFAAIMEWADATRRMKVRTNAETPADARMARSFGAEGIGLCRTEHMFFDGARIIAMREMILADTEKDRRAALAKLLPMQRSDFLELFEIMAGLPVTIRLLDPPLHEFLPKTEEEIAEVAAAMNVPADKLRQRTEALHEFNPMLGHRGCRLAVSYPEIAEMQARAIFEAAVEAGRKAGALVVPEIMVPLVGIVKELDYVKTRIDQVAKAVMAETGVKIEYLTGTMIELPRAAIRAHVIAETAEFFSFGTNDLTQTTFGISRDDAASFLETYRQKGIIEQDPFVSLDRDGVGELVRMAAEKGRGTRPSIKLGICGEHGGDPASIHFCEEVGLDYVSCSPFRVPIARLAAAQAAVAGK, from the coding sequence ATGACCAAGTGGGTCTACACCTTTGGCGACGGAGCGGCCGAGGGCCGCGCTGGAGACAAGAATCTGCTGGGTGGCAAGGGTGCCAACCTGGCCGAGATGTGCAGCCTGGGGCTGCCGGTGCCTCCGGGCTTTACCATCACCGCCGAAGCCTGCACCCATTATTACGCCAACGACCGCGCCTATCCGGTGACACTCGAAGCCGATGTCGAGGAGGCGCTCGGCCATATCGGCCGCATCGCTGGCCGCCAATTCGGTGATCCCGGCCAGCTGCTCTTGGTTTCGGTGCGTTCGGGATCCCGCGCGTCCATGCCCGGCATGATGGACACCGTGCTCAATCTCGGCCTGAACGACGAGACGGTCGAGGCGCTGGCCGCCGATTCCGGCGACGCGCGGTTTGCCTATGACAGCTACCGCCGTTTCATCCAGATGTATTCCGACGTCGTCATGGGCCTCGACCACGAGGTCTTCGAGGAAATCCTGGAAGACCAGAAGGCCGGTCTCGGTTATGAGCTCGACACCGAGCTTTCGGCCATGGAATGGCAGGGCGTCATTTCCCTCTACAAGGCCAAGGTCGAGGAAGAATTGGGCCGGCCCTTCCCCCAGGACCCGCGCGAGCAATTGTGGGGCGCGGTCGGAGCAGTGTTCTCCAGCTGGATGAACACGCGCGCCATCACCTATCGCCGCCTGCACGACATTCCCGAAAGCTGGGGCACCGCCGTCAACGTGCAGGCGATGGTGTTCGGCAATATGGGCGAGACTTCGGCCACCGGCGTCGCCTTTACCCGCAATCCGTCCACCGGCGACAAGATGCTCTATGGCGAGTTCCTGGTGAACGCGCAGGGCGAGGATGTCGTTGCCGGCATCCGCACCCCGCAGAACATCACCGAGGCCGCCCGCATCGCCGCCGGCTCCGATAAGCCATCGCTGCAGAAGCTGATGCCCGAGGCCTTCGCCAGTTTCGTCGCCATTTCGAACCGGCTCGAAAAGCACTATCGCGACATGCAGGACCTCGAATTCACCATCGAGCGCGGCAAGCTGTGGATGCTGCAGACCCGTTCGGGCAAGCGCACCGCCAAGGCGGCGCTGAAGATCGCCGTCGACATGGCCACTGAAGGCCTGATCTCGAAGGAAGAGGCGGTCGCCCGCATCGATCCGGCTTCGCTCGACCAGTTGCTGCACCCGACCATCGACCCGAAGGCCGAGCGCCATGTCATCGGCATCGGCCTGCCGGCCTCGCCGGGGGCGGCGACCGGCGAGATCGTGTTCTCGTCGGACGATGCCGAGGAACTGAAGTCGCAGGGCCGCAAGGCCATCCTCGTTCGTGTCGAGACGAGCCCCGAGGACATCCACGGCATGCACGCCGCCGAGGGTATTCTGACCACGCGCGGCGGCATGACCAGTCATGCGGCGGTGGTGGCGCGCGGCATGGGCAAGCCGTGCGTGTCGGGCGCCGGCTCGCTGCGCGTCGATCACAAGACCGGCACGCTGATCGCGCTTGGCGCCGCCTTCAAGAAGGGTGACGTCATCACCATCGATGGCGGCAATGGCCAAGTGTTGAAGGGCTCGGTGCCGATGCTGCAGCCCGAACTGTCCGGCGATTTCGCCGCGATCATGGAATGGGCCGACGCCACGCGCCGCATGAAGGTGCGCACCAACGCCGAAACGCCGGCGGATGCCCGCATGGCGCGCTCCTTCGGCGCCGAGGGTATCGGTCTTTGCCGCACCGAGCACATGTTCTTCGACGGTGCCCGCATCATCGCCATGCGCGAGATGATCCTGGCCGACACGGAGAAGGACCGCCGAGCGGCGCTCGCCAAGCTGTTGCCGATGCAGCGCTCGGACTTCCTCGAGCTGTTCGAGATCATGGCCGGCCTGCCGGTGACCATTCGCCTGCTCGACCCGCCGCTGCACGAGTTCCTGCCCAAGACCGAGGAGGAGATCGCCGAGGTCGCCGCCGCCATGAACGTGCCGGCCGACAAGCTGCGCCAGCGCACCGAGGCATTGCACGAGTTCAACCCGATGCTCGGTCATCGCGGCTGCCGGCTCGCCGTCTCCTATCCTGAGATCGCCGAGATGCAGGCGCGCGCTATCTTCGAGGCGGCCGTCGAGGCCGGCCGCAAGGCGGGCGCGCTGGTGGTGCCCGAAATCATGGTGCCACTGGTCGGCATCGTGAAGGAGCTGGACTACGTCAAGACGCGCATCGACCAGGTGGCCAAGGCGGTGATGGCCGAGACCGGTGTCAAGATCGAGTATCTGACCGGCACGATGATCGAACTGCCGCGCGCGGCGATCCGCGCCCATGTCATCGCCGAGACGGCGGAATTCTTCTCCTTCGGCACCAACGACCTGACGCAGACCACTTTCGGCATCAGCCGCGACGACGCCGCATCCTTCCTCGAGACCTATCGCCAGAAGGGTATCATCGAGCAGGACCCGTTCGTGTCGCTGGACCGCGACGGCGTCGGCGAACTGGTGCGCATGGCCGCCGAAAAGGGCAGGGGTACAAGGCCTTCGATCAAGCTCGGCATCTGCGGCGAACATGGCGGCGACCCGGCCTCGATCCATTTCTGCGAGGAAGTCGGGCTGGACTACGTTTCCTGCTCGCCCTTCCGCGTGCCGATCGCCAGGCTGGCGGCGGCGCAGGCGGCGGTAGCTGGCAAGTAA
- a CDS encoding glutathione S-transferase family protein produces the protein MSPGHPEARTEEFRRLNPKGRIPVLLAVNFNLTEAPAILLHLGLTNPDAGLLGSDAPSIVRSVEWFNWLSSAVHAVAVRMVWRPDFFLPDETLYEPLVNKGKEHLLSAFTLIETKLMDRTWAVGDSYSVVDPYLLVFYRWGNRMAIDMRNGYPAWTAHASRLEARAAVQRAMSQEGISLWK, from the coding sequence ATGTCGCCCGGGCATCCTGAAGCCAGAACCGAGGAGTTTCGCCGACTGAACCCGAAGGGGCGTATCCCGGTCCTGCTCGCCGTGAACTTCAACCTCACCGAAGCCCCGGCAATCCTCCTGCATCTTGGCCTCACCAATCCCGACGCGGGGCTATTGGGAAGCGATGCGCCGAGCATCGTCCGCTCGGTCGAGTGGTTCAACTGGCTGTCGAGCGCGGTTCACGCCGTGGCGGTTCGCATGGTCTGGCGACCCGATTTCTTCCTGCCAGACGAGACCCTGTACGAACCCCTGGTCAACAAGGGCAAGGAGCACCTGCTCTCGGCATTCACACTCATCGAAACCAAGCTGATGGACCGGACCTGGGCGGTGGGCGACAGCTACTCCGTCGTCGACCCCTATCTGCTGGTCTTCTACCGGTGGGGAAACCGCATGGCCATCGACATGCGCAACGGCTATCCGGCCTGGACCGCGCATGCCAGCCGCTTGGAAGCACGCGCGGCCGTGCAACGTGCCATGTCCCAGGAAGGGATATCGCTCTGGAAATAG
- a CDS encoding amidohydrolase family protein, giving the protein MTDSVTVIRDAETIVGYDPASDGHVYLCGGDVAFNEAGLLCVGGRYEGPASTELSGKSRMVMPGLVNIHCHSHDEPLAKSIFEDAGTAALWGQAMYEFSSVLDGGDDARAACLTVMLGDLMRSGATTILDIAGAHDIWLDIAARSGARAYLAPGFRQAGWVVRDSHKLDYEWSDQAGRDAFVRALDFAERARAHPSSRLDGVVSPSQVETCRTDLLVDAAEEARKRGMKITVHAAQTMAEHEELLRRTGLTAVQYLDRLGVLGSDVILGHCIFADHHSWTRQRTQNDLVTLAERGTSVAHCPVTFARSGMALETLGAYRRAGVNVGIGTDSYPFNMLEEMRQALICSRLGGKSVFDITTGDVFDAATLAGARALGRSDIGRLAVGAKADLVVIDLDTPTMRPVYDPLRSLLHCAAERAVERVFVDGRCVVENGKPSFIDYDGAIHELQQLQDFACAKAGGLDSKGRDISAMAPLSLPLGRA; this is encoded by the coding sequence ATGACTGACAGCGTTACCGTTATTCGCGATGCGGAGACCATCGTCGGCTACGACCCGGCAAGCGACGGGCACGTCTATCTGTGCGGCGGCGACGTTGCCTTCAATGAGGCCGGGCTGCTCTGCGTTGGCGGACGGTACGAAGGGCCGGCCAGCACCGAACTGTCCGGCAAATCACGCATGGTCATGCCGGGGCTGGTTAACATCCATTGCCATTCGCATGACGAGCCGCTGGCCAAGAGTATTTTCGAGGATGCCGGCACCGCCGCCCTCTGGGGTCAGGCCATGTACGAATTCTCAAGCGTCCTCGATGGCGGCGATGACGCCCGCGCAGCCTGCCTGACCGTCATGCTGGGCGACCTCATGCGATCGGGCGCCACCACCATCCTCGACATTGCCGGCGCTCACGACATCTGGCTCGACATCGCGGCCAGAAGTGGTGCGCGGGCTTATCTAGCACCGGGTTTCCGCCAGGCCGGCTGGGTTGTGCGCGACAGCCACAAGCTCGACTATGAATGGAGCGACCAGGCCGGCCGCGACGCCTTCGTGCGTGCGCTGGACTTTGCCGAACGGGCTCGCGCGCATCCGAGCAGCCGGCTTGACGGCGTCGTGTCGCCCTCGCAGGTCGAGACCTGCCGGACCGACCTTCTGGTCGACGCGGCAGAGGAAGCGCGCAAGCGCGGCATGAAGATCACCGTCCATGCCGCCCAGACCATGGCCGAGCATGAGGAACTGTTACGCCGCACCGGACTGACCGCTGTGCAGTATCTCGACCGCCTCGGCGTGCTCGGCTCGGATGTCATCCTCGGTCATTGCATCTTTGCCGACCACCATTCCTGGACCCGGCAACGGACGCAAAACGATCTCGTCACGCTGGCCGAACGCGGCACCTCAGTCGCCCATTGCCCGGTCACCTTCGCCCGCAGCGGCATGGCGCTGGAGACGCTCGGCGCCTATCGCCGCGCCGGCGTCAATGTCGGCATCGGCACCGACAGCTATCCCTTCAACATGCTGGAGGAAATGCGGCAGGCGCTGATCTGTTCGCGGCTGGGGGGCAAGTCCGTCTTCGACATCACGACCGGCGATGTCTTCGATGCCGCGACGCTCGCTGGCGCGCGCGCGCTCGGGCGCTCCGACATCGGGCGCCTCGCCGTCGGCGCGAAAGCCGACCTCGTTGTCATAGACCTCGACACGCCGACCATGCGCCCGGTCTACGACCCGCTGCGCAGCCTGCTGCATTGCGCCGCTGAGCGGGCGGTCGAGCGTGTCTTCGTCGATGGACGTTGCGTGGTCGAGAACGGCAAGCCGTCCTTCATCGACTATGACGGCGCGATCCACGAACTGCAGCAACTGCAGGATTTTGCCTGCGCCAAAGCCGGCGGACTAGACAGCAAAGGCCGCGACATCTCCGCCATGGCGCCGCTGTCGCTACCGCTGGGAAGGGCTTGA
- a CDS encoding amino acid ABC transporter permease, whose translation MSDPLATQPMLAPAAPGGRWLKVYFGTPGNTAITVVCAILIGLALKVALTWLLINAVFIGSPADCKAGSGACWPYLAAKLRYMLFGVYPMEEQWRPLVAVLIFLGALAVSGAPRFWGRRLLLAWLVLMPVLYLLVAGGALGLAAVPTSQWGGLPLSFMLSFVGLVCALPLGVMLALGRSSNLPAIRVLSIFFIELVRGVPLVSVLFMASVMLPLFMPQGVTIDKLLRAQVAIILFAAAYIAEVVRAGLQALPKGQTEAAQALGLHYWQYTFLVVIPQALKTVIPPLVSLFIGFFQDTTLVTIVGLLDFLNTVRTALRDPNWQGIAVLEGYLFAAVVYFLFSALMGSYSRFLEKHFRMGHD comes from the coding sequence ATGAGCGATCCGCTTGCAACGCAGCCCATGCTGGCGCCGGCGGCCCCCGGCGGGCGCTGGCTGAAGGTCTATTTCGGCACGCCGGGCAATACGGCGATCACCGTCGTCTGCGCGATCCTGATCGGCCTCGCCTTGAAGGTGGCGCTGACCTGGCTGCTCATCAACGCCGTCTTCATCGGCTCGCCTGCCGATTGCAAGGCGGGCAGCGGCGCCTGCTGGCCCTATCTCGCGGCGAAACTGCGTTACATGCTGTTCGGTGTCTACCCGATGGAGGAGCAATGGCGTCCGCTGGTCGCGGTGTTGATCTTCCTCGGCGCGCTGGCCGTTTCGGGCGCGCCGCGCTTCTGGGGCCGCAGGCTGCTTCTCGCCTGGTTGGTACTGATGCCAGTGCTCTATCTGCTCGTGGCTGGCGGCGCGCTCGGGCTGGCTGCGGTGCCGACCTCGCAATGGGGCGGTCTGCCGCTCTCCTTCATGCTGTCTTTTGTCGGCCTGGTCTGCGCCCTGCCGCTCGGCGTCATGCTGGCGCTGGGCCGCAGTTCCAACCTGCCGGCGATCCGTGTGCTGTCGATTTTCTTCATCGAGCTGGTGCGCGGCGTGCCGCTGGTCAGCGTGCTGTTCATGGCATCGGTGATGCTGCCGCTGTTCATGCCGCAGGGTGTCACCATCGACAAGCTGCTGCGGGCGCAAGTGGCGATCATCCTGTTCGCCGCCGCCTATATCGCAGAGGTCGTGCGCGCCGGCCTGCAGGCGCTGCCCAAGGGCCAGACCGAGGCGGCGCAGGCGCTCGGCCTGCACTATTGGCAATATACGTTCTTGGTGGTCATCCCCCAGGCATTGAAGACGGTGATCCCGCCGCTGGTCTCGCTGTTCATCGGCTTCTTCCAGGACACGACGCTGGTCACCATTGTCGGCCTGCTCGATTTCCTCAACACCGTGCGCACCGCGCTGCGCGACCCTAACTGGCAAGGCATCGCCGTGCTGGAAGGCTATCTGTTCGCCGCCGTCGTGTATTTCCTCTTCAGCGCCCTGATGGGCAGCTACAGCCGCTTTCTCGAGAAACATTTCAGGATGGGTCATGACTGA
- a CDS encoding RidA family protein, with the protein MSRTINNLLIGGLIIMTLGVPTAAKASENGRKPTIVNPQGLYDPAPFGYSHAVVAPAGSRVAYIAGQGGMDSTGTLSPDFAVQVKQAYTNLRTVLDGVGAKPDQVIKLTIFVVDHDMSKLGVLTQNVQEMFGAALPAQTLVPVPKLALDGMLFEVEAVAVLD; encoded by the coding sequence ATGTCACGCACAATCAACAATCTGCTTATTGGAGGCCTGATCATCATGACCCTAGGAGTTCCCACAGCCGCGAAGGCGAGCGAGAACGGACGGAAACCGACCATCGTCAATCCGCAAGGTCTCTACGATCCCGCCCCGTTCGGCTACAGCCATGCCGTCGTCGCGCCCGCCGGAAGCCGGGTTGCCTACATCGCTGGCCAGGGCGGAATGGACAGCACCGGCACGCTGTCGCCCGATTTCGCGGTTCAGGTGAAACAGGCCTATACCAATCTGCGCACCGTGCTGGATGGCGTCGGGGCGAAACCGGACCAGGTCATCAAGCTCACGATCTTCGTGGTCGATCACGACATGTCCAAACTTGGCGTGCTGACCCAGAACGTCCAGGAGATGTTCGGCGCGGCGCTGCCGGCGCAGACGCTGGTCCCGGTGCCGAAGCTGGCGCTCGACGGCATGCTGTTCGAGGTGGAAGCCGTGGCCGTACTCGACTAG
- a CDS encoding amino acid ABC transporter permease codes for MTTVLTGLLRDQRVREWSYQLLCVGAVLAVAWYLFDNALTNLSKQDIATGFGYLGREAGFIISDTPIAYEPTDTYGRALLVGILNTVKVALLATILATIIGVAVGVARLSKNPLLARLMLAYVEALRNVPLLLYLFLWYAVIIFTLPPVKQAVMLLPGVFISNSGLVVPAMVWKSGFWEVAAALGVGFAAAITWQFYVRRTRIATGEALPGWPLALLFLVIPLAGVLAFGNADWTFDPPVLGRFRLTGGSHLKPEFVALLIGLTLGASASIAEIVRSGILSIGRGQSEAAAALGLSQGRIMRLVVLPQAFRVIVPPLTNIYLTTFKNSSLAIAIGYPDLVMVSNTIMNQTGQAIEPIALFMLVYLVLSIAISLIMNWYNARVALKER; via the coding sequence GTGACGACCGTGCTGACAGGATTGCTGCGTGACCAGCGCGTTCGCGAATGGAGCTACCAGCTTCTGTGTGTAGGCGCCGTACTGGCGGTCGCCTGGTATTTGTTCGACAACGCGCTCACCAACCTGTCCAAGCAGGATATCGCGACCGGTTTCGGCTATCTCGGCCGCGAGGCCGGTTTCATCATCAGCGATACGCCGATCGCCTATGAGCCGACCGATACCTATGGCCGCGCGCTGCTGGTCGGCATCCTCAACACGGTCAAGGTCGCTCTCTTGGCGACCATATTGGCAACCATCATCGGCGTCGCCGTCGGCGTGGCTCGGCTTTCGAAGAACCCGCTTTTGGCGCGGCTGATGCTTGCCTATGTCGAAGCGCTGCGCAACGTGCCGCTGCTGCTCTACCTCTTCCTCTGGTATGCGGTCATCATCTTCACGCTGCCGCCGGTCAAGCAGGCGGTCATGCTTTTGCCGGGCGTCTTCATCTCCAACAGCGGTCTCGTCGTTCCGGCCATGGTCTGGAAGTCCGGCTTCTGGGAAGTCGCGGCGGCGCTGGGCGTTGGCTTCGCAGCCGCCATCACCTGGCAATTTTATGTGCGGCGCACCCGCATCGCCACCGGCGAGGCGCTGCCGGGCTGGCCGCTGGCGCTGCTTTTTCTCGTCATTCCGCTCGCCGGCGTTCTCGCCTTCGGCAATGCCGACTGGACCTTCGATCCGCCGGTGCTTGGCCGCTTCCGCCTGACCGGCGGTTCGCATCTCAAGCCGGAATTCGTTGCGCTGCTGATCGGGCTGACGCTCGGCGCCTCGGCCAGCATCGCCGAAATCGTGCGCAGCGGCATCCTGTCGATCGGGCGCGGCCAGAGCGAGGCGGCGGCGGCGCTCGGCCTCTCGCAGGGGCGTATCATGCGCCTCGTCGTCCTGCCGCAGGCGTTCCGGGTGATCGTGCCACCGCTCACCAACATCTACCTCACCACCTTCAAGAACAGCTCGCTGGCGATCGCCATCGGCTACCCGGACCTGGTGATGGTGTCGAACACCATCATGAACCAGACCGGCCAGGCGATCGAGCCGATCGCGCTGTTCATGCTGGTCTATCTGGTGCTGTCGATCGCCATCTCGCTCATCATGAACTGGTACAATGCGCGTGTTGCGTTGAAGGAGCGTTGA
- a CDS encoding TetR/AcrR family transcriptional regulator, translating into MSAKPSGARKNRSPRTSAQPQPAQEPRGEPSLSRERIVATAVELLDAAGVDGLTMRGLADRLGSGVMSLYWHVDNKEDVFDLALDAVLDYGGPPEIVESRDWRAEVAHMLEDWRANMLRHPWSASLLPRRALGPNILGRLELLSRTLSKAGVTDADLNAAIWSLWNYVMGATITRASFGPSDDDRAAAQQRLTRLGERYPTIERSRLLLDDDWDGTFRKGLDFLLDGLAPQRS; encoded by the coding sequence ATGTCAGCCAAACCTAGCGGCGCCCGCAAAAACCGGTCTCCACGGACAAGTGCGCAGCCTCAGCCGGCGCAGGAGCCGCGTGGTGAACCGTCGCTTTCGCGCGAGCGTATCGTGGCGACGGCGGTGGAGTTGCTGGACGCCGCAGGGGTGGACGGATTGACGATGCGTGGGCTGGCCGATCGCCTTGGCTCGGGCGTAATGAGCCTGTATTGGCACGTCGACAACAAGGAGGATGTCTTCGATCTGGCGCTCGACGCGGTGCTTGACTATGGCGGACCGCCTGAAATCGTTGAATCTCGGGATTGGCGTGCGGAAGTCGCTCACATGCTCGAAGACTGGCGCGCGAACATGCTGCGCCATCCCTGGTCGGCGTCGCTGTTGCCGCGCCGGGCGCTCGGCCCGAATATCCTCGGTCGCTTGGAGCTCTTGAGCAGGACATTGTCCAAAGCCGGTGTGACGGACGCGGATTTGAACGCCGCGATATGGTCGCTTTGGAACTATGTGATGGGCGCCACCATCACCCGGGCGAGCTTCGGCCCATCGGACGACGACAGGGCCGCCGCGCAGCAGCGCCTGACACGTCTCGGCGAACGATACCCGACAATCGAACGCTCCCGCCTGCTGTTGGACGACGATTGGGACGGCACCTTCCGCAAGGGCCTCGACTTCCTGCTTGATGGCCTCGCGCCGCAGCGGAGTTAG